From Pleurocapsa minor HA4230-MV1, the proteins below share one genomic window:
- a CDS encoding RNA methyltransferase, translated as MKQNLLANIRIVLVEPAGELNVGSIARIMKNMGLTNLVLVNPRCDLESDEARQMAVHAVDVLETAQIVESIPIALAGCQQAIATTVRSRSVPILLESPATVLTGLLVPNIQSALLFGAEDRGLSNDELKHAQRFICIESNPDYPSLNLAQAVTICVYQLYQSWLEMSRGQIPEPVASSPAIAPMPNNATIEVLEGYYQDLEAMLLEIGYLYPHTVAVKMEKFRRLYNKANLQPEEVAMLRGILRQIRWANQNQVKLSEN; from the coding sequence ATGAAGCAAAACTTGTTGGCAAATATTAGGATTGTGCTGGTTGAACCTGCGGGAGAGTTGAACGTGGGTTCGATCGCCAGAATTATGAAAAACATGGGGTTGACTAACCTGGTATTGGTTAATCCCAGGTGCGATCTCGAATCTGATGAAGCCAGACAAATGGCGGTACATGCGGTAGATGTCTTAGAAACGGCGCAGATTGTAGAGAGTATCCCGATTGCTTTAGCAGGCTGTCAGCAGGCGATCGCCACTACCGTACGTTCCCGCAGTGTACCGATTCTGCTGGAATCCCCCGCAACAGTACTGACTGGATTACTCGTGCCTAATATTCAATCAGCCTTATTATTTGGCGCTGAAGATCGGGGGTTAAGTAATGATGAACTCAAACATGCTCAAAGATTTATCTGTATTGAGTCTAATCCTGATTATCCCTCCTTGAATTTAGCTCAGGCAGTGACAATTTGCGTTTATCAGCTTTATCAAAGTTGGCTAGAAATGAGTAGAGGTCAAATTCCCGAACCAGTTGCCTCTTCGCCAGCGATCGCACCTATGCCCAATAATGCGACGATTGAAGTCTTGGAAGGATATTATCAAGATTTAGAGGCAATGTTACTTGAAATTGGCTATTTGTATCCTCATACTGTCGCTGTCAAGATGGAAAAGTTTCGTCGCCTTTATAACAAAGCCAATCTACAGCCTGAAGAAGTGGCGATGCTGCGGGGAATTTTACGTCAAATTCGTTGGGCAAATCAAAATCAAGTAAAACTCTCTGAGAATTGA